From Oryza sativa Japonica Group chromosome 4, ASM3414082v1, one genomic window encodes:
- the LOC4337264 gene encoding uncharacterized protein, translating into MEGVAAQFAGPILTIVAAAAVTFYAVSFMELRDKSFEELDEKYSELDDAGGRQRRARRRAERKSRKK; encoded by the exons ATGGAAGGTGTAGCCGCGCAGTTCGCCGGTCCGATCCtcaccatcgtcgccgccgccgccgtgacctTCTACGCCGTCAGCTTCATGGAGCTCCGAGAC AAATCTTTCGAGGAACTCGACGAGAAGTACTCGGagctcgacgacgccggcggccggcagcgCCGCGCGCGACGGCGGGCCGAGCGCAAGTCCAGGAAGAAGTGA
- the LOC4337265 gene encoding putative glucose-6-phosphate 1-epimerase: MSSAASASAAGGAGEEGAAAAAQPQQEGPVVTCKGVNGLDKVVLREVRGSSAEVYLYGGHVTSWKDEHGEELLFVSNKAIFKPPKAIRGGIPICFPQFSNFGNLDPHGFARNRTWSVENDPPPFPVPTSNKAYVDLILTHTEEDLKIWPHSYEFRLRVALGPGGDLMLTSRIRNTNADGKPFSFTFAYHTYFSISDISEVRVEGLETLDYLDNLQERNRYTEQGDAIVFESELDRIYLGTPSKIAIIDHEKKRTFVVRKGGLPDAVVWNPWDKKAKAMSDFGDDEYKRMVCVEAAAIEKPITLKPGEEWTGKLELSAVPSSYYSGQLDPDRVLQDSSVPEDSIS, from the exons atgtcgtcggcggcgtcggcgtcggcggccggaggggcaggcgaggagggcgccgccgccgccgcgcagccgcAGCAGGAGGGGCCGGTGGTGACCTGCAAGGGCGTGAACGGGCTCGACAAGGTCGTCCTCCGGGAGGTCCGAGGCAGCTCTGCCGAG GTGTACCTGTATGGCGGCCATGTCACATCATGGAAAGATGAGCATGGAGAGGAGCTGCTTTTTGTTAGTAATAAG GCTATTTTCAAACCTCCAAAAGCTATACGTGGAGGGATACCAATCTGCTTTCCTCAG TTTTCCAACTTCGGAAATCTGGACCCACATGGCTTTGCAAGGAACAGGACCTGGAGTGTTGAAAATGATCCACCACCATTTCCAGTACCAACTTCTAATAAAGCTTACGTCGATTTAATCCTTACGCATACTGAAGAAGATCTAAAGATCTGGCCACATAG TTACGAGTTCCGTCTGAGAGTTGCACTTGGACCTGGTGGAGATCTGATGCTGACTTCACGTATAAGAAATACCAATGCAGATGGAAAGCCATTCTCATTTACATTTGCATATCACACATACTTTTCAATATCTGATATCAG CGAGGTGCGAGTAGAAGGCCTGGAAACTCTGGATTACCTAGACAACTTACAAGAGAGAAATCGATACACTGAACAAGGGGATGCAATTGTTTTTGAATCTGAA TTGGACAGAATATATCTGGGCACACCGTCAAAAATTGCCATTATTGATCATGAGAAGAAAAGAACATTTGTTGTGAGGAAAGGTGGCCTTCCTGATGCTG TTGTTTGGAACCCTTGGGACAAGAAGGCTAAGGCTATGTCAGACTTTGGGGATGACGAATATAAACGCATGGTCTGTGTGGAGGCAGCTGCTATAGAAAAGCCGATTACTTTGAAGCCTGGTGAGGAGTGGACTGGAAAGTTGGAACTGTCTGCTGTCCCATCTAGCTATTACAGTGGTCAGCTGGATCCTGATCGTGTTCTTCAGGATTCAAGTGTCCCGGAGGACTCAATCAGCTAG
- the LOC4337266 gene encoding uncharacterized protein yields MDMVREEAWPLAAPQQQQQQPSAPPPQPQAQQQNGRIDLREVKLQLEKRLGPDRSRRYFSYLKGYLSNRLSKADFDKVCLQTLGRENLRVHNQLIRSVLYNAYHAKCPPPTPAPDVGRSVGATVKKVCQPGEALNSCNGDIRLLQMQGSRHMSTMQDHQSKDRMKSTGLSCRVDASANHSQITHGGAAVPENGTLSSSDLKRSVHFQHESAEPLAKHQRVEQSPTGNIIKLRRSMSNVSDHSAEASNSPVRAPLGIPFCSASVGGARKLPPPLISAGEDHCTSCCEHRELLNTEALHRRMEKTAESLGLAGVTLDCADLLNNGLDKYLKNLIRSSVELIGANVQSDARKGELYKQHAYGKHMNGVWLPNHVQMQSGSGPSGATNDIRNHHLISLDDFKVAMQLNPQQLGEDWPVLLEKICLCSPEEND; encoded by the coding sequence ATGGACATGGTGAGGGAGGAGGCGTGGCCGCTCGCTgcaccgcagcagcagcagcagcagccatcaGCTCCTCCACCGCAGCCGCAGGCGCAGCAGCAGAATGGCCGTATCGATCTCCGCGAGGTGAAGCTTCAGCTGGAGAAGAGGCTTGGTCCTGACAGGTCAAGGAGGTACTTCAGCTACTTGAAGGGCTACCTGTCGAATAGGCTCAGCAAGGCGGATTTCGACAAGGTGTGCCTCCAAACATTGGGGAGAGAGAACCTCCGAGTGCATAATCAGCTGATACGCTCAGTTCTCTACAACGCCTACCATGCGAAGTGTCCACCTCCAACACCAGCACCAGATGTTGGGAGGTCTGTGGGAGCAACAGTGAAGAAGGTTTGTCAGCCCGGCGAAGCATTGAATTCTTGCAATGGGGACATCAGGTTATTACAGATGCAGGGGTCAAGGCATATGAGCACAATGCAAGATCATCAGTCAAAAGATCGGATGAAAAGCACGGGCCTGAGTTGTAGGGTAGATGCTTCTGCCAATCACAGCCAGATTACTCACGGTGGTGCGGCAGTACCAGAGAATGGCACCCTAAGTTCTTCTGACCTCAAGAGATCAGTGCATTTTCAACATGAATCTGCAGAGCCATTGGCAAAGCACCAACGTGTGGAGCAGTCACCAACTGGAAACATAATCAAGTTGAGAAGAAGCATGAGCAATGTCTCGGATCATTCTGCAGAAGCATCGAATAGCCCTGTACGGGCACCACTTGGAATTCCTTTTTGTTCAGCGAGTGTGGGCGGGGCAAGGAAATTACCACCACCACTAATTAGTGCAGGTGAGGATCACTGTACCAGCTGTTGTGAGCATCGTGAATTGTTAAATACAGAGGCATTGCATCGGCGGATGGAGAAAACAGCAGAGTCACTGGGCCTAGCTGGTGTCACATTGGATTGTGCTGACCTTCTGAATAACGGTTTGGACAAGTACTTGAAGAACCTGATTAGGTCATCAGTTGAGTTAATAGGAGCTAATGTTCAAAGTGATGCAAGAAAAGGGGAATTGTACAAGCAGCATGCATATGGAAAACATATGAATGGTGTTTGGTTGCCAAATCATGTTCAGATGCAATCAGGCAGTGGACCATCCGGAGCAACGAATGATATCAGAAATCACCACTTGATCTCCCTTGATGATTTCAAGGTAGCTATGCAGCTAAATCCTCAACAGCTCGGGGAGGACTGGCCAGTCCTCCTTGAAAAGATATGCTTATGTTCACCAGAAGAAAATGACTGA
- the LOC9271353 gene encoding uncharacterized protein, whose protein sequence is MEWWQRAVVVPVKRAWVVVAARLRRKKQYDGRGVLVKLHDDIQTCAYEDVQVMWEILQRSETARLATAPPSPGSARALIWPGRAAPPRRRHR, encoded by the exons ATGGAGTGGTGGCAGAGGGCGGTCGTCGTGCCGGTCAAGCGCGCctgggtcgtcgtcgccgcccggcTGCGTCGCAAGAAACAATACG ATGGGCGCGGCGTGCTGGTGAAGCTCCACGACGACATCCAGACGTGCGCGTACGAGGACGTGCAGGTGATGTGGGAGATCCTGCAGCGCTCGGAGACGGCGAGGctggccaccgcgccgccgtcgccggggagCGCCCGGGCGCTCATCTGgcccggccgcgccgcgccgcctcgccgccgccatcgatga
- the LOC4337267 gene encoding ribulose bisphosphate carboxylase/oxygenase activase, chloroplastic, with translation MATATATSLASSAAHRRLPPSRSAASSILRAPNRGRLCPGSPSVLRASSSSPSSPQPTAGGDEGEEEEEGRRLSKQSSWEAKDSEGDDYLYRLGKEADNMNIAVGARSGIVDDLFVGNFLGKDSDIVFDYRQKATRTFEYLQGDYYIAPLFLDKVACHIVKNYLAHILTIKIPLILGIWGGKGQGKTFQTELIFRAMGVEPVIMSAGELESEKAGEPGRLIRDRYRTASQVIQNQGKMSVLMINDLDAGVGRFGNTQMTVNNQIVIGTLMNLADNPTRVSIGQKWRESDVTHRVPIIVTGNDFSTLYAPLIRDGRMEKFYWQPGREDIINIVHRMYIKDGLSFEDVSKVVDTFPNQALDFYGALRSRTYDRAILQWVEEIGGHEQLNEKLLKRKKGEELPTFIPPKTTVDALIESGDSLVKEQELIMNSKLSKEYMKNLDD, from the exons atggccaccgccaccgccacctccctcgcctcctccgccgcgcaccgccgcctcccgccctcGCGCTCAGCCGCTAGCTCCATCCTGAGAGCCCCCAACCGGGGCCGCCTCTGCCCCGGCTCCCCGTCGGTGCTccgcgcgtcgtcctcgtctccgtcgtCTCCCCAGCCCACCGCCGGCGGTgatgagggggaggaggaggaggaggggcggaggCTGTCGAAGCAGTCGTCGTGGGAGGCGAAGGACTCCGAGGGGGATGACTACCTCTACCGCCTCGGGAAGGAGGCCGACAACATGAACATCGCCGTCGGCGCGCGGAGCGGCATCGTCGACGACCTCTTCGTCGGCAACTTCCTCGGCAAAGACT CGGATATTGTGTTCGATTACCGGCAGAAAGCGACCAGGACGTTTGAGTACCTGCAAGGAGATTATTACATCGCACCCCTCTTCCTT GATAAAGTTG CATGTCATATTGTGAAGAACTACCTTGCACATATTCTTACTATCAAGATTCCCCTTATACTTG GAATCTGGGGTGGAAAAGGCCAAGGGAAAACATTCCAGACTGAACTTATATTTAGAGCAATGGGTGTTGAACCTGTTATTATGTCTGCTGGAGAACTAGAATCTGAGAAAGCAG GAGAACCTGGGAGGCTTATACGTGACCGATACAGGACGGCTTCTCAAGTAATTCAAAACCAA GGGAAAATGAGTGTTTTGATGATCAATGACCTAGATGCTGGTGTTGGAAGATTTG GTAACACACAAATGACAGTAAATAATCAAATTGTGATTGGAACTTTAATGAACTTGGCGGATAATCCAACCAGGGTTAGCATTGGCCAGAAATGGAGAGAATCTGATGTAACACACAGAGTGCCAATAATAGTTACCGGAAATGATTTTTCGACACTGTATGCTCCCTTGATTCGTGATGGGAGGATGGAAAAGTTCTATTG GCAGCCTGGCCGTGAAGATATAATTAACATTGTTCACCGCATGTATATAAAGGATGGTTTGTCTTTCGAGGATGTATCAAAAGTTGTAGACACTTTTCCAAACCAAG CTCTGGACTTTTATGGAGCTTTGAGATCCAGGACATACGATCGGGCAATCTTGCAG TGGGTAGAAGAGATTGGTGGTCATGAACAACTAAATGAAAAGCTTCTCAAGCGAAAGAAAGGAGAGGAGCTTCCAACATTTATTCCTCCAAAG ACCACTGTAGATGCGTTGATTGAATCTGGGGACTCTCTGGTGAAAGAGCAAGAACTGATAATGAATTCGAAACTGTCAAAAGAATATATGAAGAATTTAGATGATTAG